One window from the genome of Cryptomeria japonica chromosome 6, Sugi_1.0, whole genome shotgun sequence encodes:
- the LOC131054611 gene encoding uncharacterized protein LOC131054611 has translation MEILCRSTSRMPNSVLPRVSNLRLARVENSGSKALNTRTQSSLAKDHGSSRFGEVAGGTAAVFCCPCALLNLAVLAFVKLPASLSKKAWRKAKRKRNKAVQVQEFHYQDSDTEDSSQASSQDELLTPPHKVNVQTYVSTEQFWEEVVGKSYVGFWRNHSFEG, from the exons ATGGAAATTCTCTGCAGATCGACTTCCAGAATGCCCAATTCTGTTCTTCCGAGAGTTAGCAACCTCAGATTAG CTAGGGTAGAGAATTCTGGTTCGAAAGCCCTGAATACACGCACTCAGTCTTCGCTTGCAAAGGATCATGGCAGCAGCAGGTTTGGTGAAGTTGCTGGTGGTACAGCAGCAGTTTTTTGCTGCCCCTGTGCTCTGTTGAATTTGGCCGTTCTGGCCTTTGTGAAATTGCCTGCAAGTCTCTCCAAGAAGGCCTGGAGAAAAgcgaaaagaaagagaaacaaagcaGTGCAGGTGCAGGAATTTCATTATCAAGACTCTGACACCGAGGATTCTTCACAGGCTTCTTCTCAGGATGAATTGTTGACCCCCCCACACAAAGTTAATGTTCAGACTTATGTCAGCACTGAGCAATTTTGGGAAGAAGTTGTGGGAAAGAGTTATGTGGGCTTTTGGAGGAATCATTCTTTTGAGGGGTAG